In the Oncorhynchus keta strain PuntledgeMale-10-30-2019 unplaced genomic scaffold, Oket_V2 Un_contig_8107_pilon_pilon, whole genome shotgun sequence genome, one interval contains:
- the LOC127926726 gene encoding DNA topoisomerase 1-like, giving the protein MLQGCNTAHQYTKKGAGKHKLRNTSSETQAQKHKLRKHKLRNTSSETQAETQAQKTQAQKHKLRNTRNTSSETQAQKHKLRNTSSETQAQKHKLRNTSSETQAQKHKLRNTSSETQAQKHKLRNTKKHKLRNTSSETQAQKNKLRNTSSETQAQKNKLRNTRNTSSETQAQKHKLRNTSSETQAQKHKLRNTSSETQAQKHKLRNTSSETQAQKHKLRNTSSETQAQKHKLRNTSSETQAQKHKLRNTSSETQAQKHKLRNTSSETQAQKHKLRNTSSETQAQKHKLRNTSSETQAQKHKLRNTSSETQAQKHKLRNTSSETQAQKHKLRNTSSETQAQKHKLRKLKKHKLRNTRNTRRNTSSETLKKHKPRNTEETQAQKHKLRNTSSETQAQKHKLRNTSTETQAQKHKLRNTSSETQAQKHKLRNTSSETLKKHKLRNTEETQAQKH; this is encoded by the exons ATGCTTCAAGGCTGCAACACGGCCCATCAATACACCAAAAAGGGAGCGGGG AAACACAAGCTCAGAAACACAAGCTCAGAAACACAAGCTCAGAAACACAAGCTCAGAAAACACAAGCTCAGAAACACAAGCTCAGAAACACAAGCAGAAACACAAGCTCAGAAAACACAAGCTCAGAAACACAAGCTCAGAAACACAAGAAACACAAGCTCAGAAACACAAGCTCAGAAACACAAGCTCAGAAACACAAGCTCAGAAACACAAGCTCAGAAACACAAGCTCAGAAACACAAGCTCAGAAACACAAGCTCAGAAACACAAGCTCAGAAACACAAGCTCAGAAACACAAGCTCAGAAACACAAGCTCAGAAACACAAAGAAACACAAGCTCAGAAACACAAGCTCAGAAACACAAGCTCAGAAAAACAAGCTCAGAAACACAAGCTCAGAAACACAAGCTCAGAAAAACAAGCTCAGAAACACCAGAAACACAAGCTCAGAAACACAAGCTCAGAAACACAAGCTCAGAAACACAAGCTCAGAAACACAAGCTCAGAAACACAAGCTCAGAAACACAAGCTCAGAAACACAAGCTCAGAAACACAAGCTCAGAAACACAAGCTCAGAAACACAAGCTCAGAAACACAAGCTCAGAAACACAAGCTCAGAAACACAAGCTCAGAAACACAAGCTCAGAAACACAAGCTCAGAAACACAAGCTCAGAAACACAAGCTCAGAAACACAAGCTCAGAAACACAAGCTCAGAAACACAAGCTCAGAAACACAAGCTCAGAAACACAAGCTCAGAAACACAAGCTCAGAAACACAAGCTCAGAAACACAAGCTCAGAAACACAAGCTCAGAAACACAAGCTCAGAAACACAAGCTCAGAAACACAAGCTCAGAAACACAAGCTCAGAAACACAAGCTCAGAAACACAAGCTCAGAAACACAAGCTCAGAAACACAAGCTCAGAAACACAAGCTCAGAAACACAAGCTCAGAAACACAAGCTCAGAAACACAAGCTCAGAAAACTGAAGAAACACAAGCTCAGAAACACAAGAAACACAAGAAGAAACACAAGCTCAGAAACACTGAAGAAACACAAGCCCAGAAACACTGAAGAAACACAAGCTCAGAAACACAAGCTCAGAAACACAAGCTCAGAAACACAAGCTCAGAAACACAAGCTCAGAAACACAAGCACAGAAACACAAGCTCAGAAACACAAGCTCAGAAACACAAGCTCAGAAACACAAGCTCAGAAACACAAGCTCAGAAACACAAGCTCAGAAACACTGAAGAAACACAAGCTCAGAAACACTGAAGAAACACAAGCTCAGAAACACTGA